The Limnochorda sp. LNt genome includes a region encoding these proteins:
- a CDS encoding sugar kinase: MTDSAGAADVVTLGEALIRLYPPHGWTLEQAAAWYVSVAGTEANVAVALARLGRRACWISRLPRNPLGRRVVGALAAAGVDVSRVVWAEEGRVGLYFTETGITPEDVQVWYDRGQSSFAGLAPEAIRWDGLESFELMHFTGITPGLGEGPLQTVEAAVTEARARGLRVSLDVNYRARLWAPERAREVLKRLFAGRVDLLICSRKDAAVVFGLDGDERALRGLQEAMGARVVVLTRGAEGAVAWDGQRQLAAGAYRGEIVDRIGRGDAFAAGLLDGYLAGDLERGLQQGCALAAMAQARWGDLLLISREELNALLTGGPRDRR; encoded by the coding sequence GTGACGGACAGTGCAGGCGCGGCGGACGTGGTGACGCTGGGGGAGGCCCTGATCCGCCTTTACCCGCCGCACGGGTGGACGCTGGAGCAGGCGGCGGCATGGTACGTGAGCGTGGCGGGCACGGAGGCCAACGTGGCCGTCGCTCTGGCCCGCCTGGGACGCAGGGCCTGCTGGATCTCCCGGCTCCCCCGCAACCCGCTGGGCCGCCGGGTAGTCGGCGCGCTGGCCGCAGCCGGGGTCGACGTGAGCCGGGTCGTCTGGGCCGAGGAGGGCCGGGTGGGCCTCTACTTCACCGAGACGGGCATCACGCCGGAGGACGTGCAGGTCTGGTACGACCGGGGTCAGTCGAGCTTCGCCGGCCTGGCGCCGGAGGCCATCCGGTGGGACGGGCTGGAGTCCTTCGAGCTGATGCACTTTACCGGCATCACGCCCGGGTTGGGAGAGGGCCCCCTCCAGACGGTGGAAGCGGCGGTGACCGAGGCCAGGGCCCGGGGCCTTCGAGTGAGCCTGGACGTCAACTATCGGGCACGGCTGTGGGCACCCGAGCGGGCTCGTGAGGTGCTGAAGCGCCTGTTTGCGGGGCGAGTGGATCTGCTGATCTGCTCGCGCAAGGACGCCGCGGTGGTCTTCGGTCTCGACGGAGACGAGCGGGCCTTGCGGGGGCTGCAGGAGGCCATGGGGGCACGGGTGGTGGTCCTGACCCGGGGAGCGGAGGGAGCCGTCGCCTGGGACGGCCAGCGGCAGCTGGCGGCGGGTGCCTATCGGGGCGAGATCGTGGACCGTATCGGACGGGGTGACGCGTTCGCGGCCGGACTGCTCGATGGGTACCTGGCCGGGGACCTGGAGCGGGGGCTGCAACAGGGGTGCGCCCTGGCGGCCATGGCCCAGGCTCGCTGGGGCGACCTGCTCCTTATCAGCCGAGAGGAGCTCAACGCTCTGCTCACGGGCGGCCCCCGGGATAGGCGCTGA
- a CDS encoding aminotransferase class V-fold PLP-dependent enzyme, producing the protein MRDIYADLGMPRLVNAAGTYTVFGGSRMPREVIEAMVSAASSFTRIQDFQARVHARIAELTRNEGAYVTCGCAAGLYLAAAAAVSLRFGKPFRWLKSEEVANSEVVVYRAHRNPYDWAVRQLGVRLVEVGYPNTIDPPTVDELEASITQRTVAIFYTMSGWTAPGALPLKAVIEVARRHRVPVVVDAAAQLPPVENLWSLTQAGADAAVFSGGKDLRGPQSTGLVLGRRQFVEAIAETGFPTYGIGRMLKVGREELAGLMAAVERYVKMDHAARLQWCERQVRLVIERVEAGGLGLQAIRTFPNEAGQPIPRALVRKPGALGWAAAVRDALLAGDPAIAVTLEGEDGVYINPMTLEEGEAELVVDRLLGVAARL; encoded by the coding sequence TTGCGAGACATCTACGCGGATCTCGGGATGCCGCGGCTTGTCAACGCGGCCGGGACCTATACTGTATTTGGTGGGTCACGGATGCCGCGCGAGGTCATTGAGGCCATGGTATCGGCGGCTTCCTCCTTTACTCGCATCCAGGACTTCCAGGCCCGGGTACACGCCCGTATCGCCGAGCTCACTCGGAACGAAGGCGCATACGTCACGTGCGGGTGCGCCGCGGGGCTCTATCTTGCGGCGGCTGCTGCTGTATCGCTACGCTTTGGAAAGCCCTTCCGATGGCTCAAGTCTGAAGAAGTTGCTAACTCTGAGGTCGTGGTTTACAGGGCACACCGAAACCCGTACGACTGGGCTGTGCGACAATTGGGCGTTCGCCTCGTTGAGGTGGGCTACCCAAACACTATCGACCCGCCGACCGTGGATGAACTGGAGGCGTCCATCACCCAACGAACGGTGGCTATCTTCTACACCATGTCGGGGTGGACTGCTCCTGGTGCGTTGCCCTTGAAAGCGGTGATTGAGGTTGCCCGCCGCCACCGAGTGCCTGTCGTCGTAGATGCCGCAGCGCAGCTTCCGCCGGTAGAGAACCTCTGGTCGCTGACGCAGGCGGGGGCGGATGCGGCGGTTTTCAGCGGTGGCAAGGACCTGCGAGGGCCACAATCTACGGGACTGGTGCTGGGGCGCAGACAGTTTGTAGAAGCGATAGCCGAAACAGGATTTCCGACCTATGGCATCGGGCGAATGTTGAAAGTAGGCCGCGAAGAGCTAGCTGGCCTAATGGCTGCTGTCGAGCGTTACGTAAAGATGGATCATGCCGCTCGACTTCAGTGGTGTGAGCGCCAGGTACGCCTAGTCATTGAGCGTGTTGAGGCGGGAGGCCTCGGACTGCAGGCCATTCGGACCTTCCCCAACGAGGCCGGGCAACCGATCCCTCGTGCACTAGTACGTAAACCGGGTGCCCTGGGCTGGGCAGCAGCAGTGCGAGATGCGCTTCTGGCTGGAGATCCTGCCATCGCTGTGACGCTCGAAGGCGAGGACGGGGTTTACATCAATCCCATGACTTTAGAGGAGGGTGAGGCCGAGCTGGTGGTAGACAGGCTCTTGGGGGTGGCCGCAAGGTTGTAG
- a CDS encoding carbohydrate ABC transporter permease: protein MSRRRQVLLFLALATPVVVLRLATSLYPLLHTLYLSAFESSLLAGSSQYVGLRNYVEMWRDPAIRDSVSFTVLFVLGSTLLELVLAFPLALLLNASFRGRRLARTVNLLPWAIPTVVAAIGFRWFFDDQYGMFVDAVHRLAGVRPAILVDPWPARLAVIGANVWKNTPFLAVILLAGLQGVPKELYEAAVIDGASAVQCTRYITLPFCAGLLSTLGIFFILWQLASFDLVYGMTQGGPGTATSVVSYRILQLAVLWFNYGMASALSVVLFLLVLVVGVMGVTLLRRFDVGL from the coding sequence ATGAGCCGTCGACGACAGGTCCTGCTCTTCCTGGCGCTCGCCACGCCGGTGGTGGTGCTCCGCCTGGCCACGTCCCTCTATCCCCTCCTGCACACCCTCTACCTGAGCGCCTTTGAGAGCAGCCTCCTGGCGGGCTCGAGCCAGTACGTCGGGTTGCGCAACTACGTGGAGATGTGGCGCGACCCGGCTATCCGTGACAGCGTCTCGTTCACGGTGCTCTTCGTGCTGGGCTCGACGCTCCTCGAGCTCGTGCTGGCCTTCCCGCTGGCGCTATTGCTCAACGCGTCCTTTCGCGGCCGGCGGCTGGCGCGCACGGTCAACCTGCTGCCCTGGGCTATCCCCACCGTGGTGGCTGCCATCGGCTTTCGCTGGTTCTTCGACGACCAGTACGGGATGTTCGTCGATGCCGTCCACCGCCTGGCGGGGGTGCGTCCGGCCATCCTGGTCGACCCGTGGCCGGCCCGCCTGGCCGTCATCGGGGCCAACGTCTGGAAGAACACCCCCTTCCTGGCCGTCATCCTCCTGGCAGGGCTGCAGGGCGTGCCGAAAGAGCTCTACGAGGCGGCGGTCATCGACGGCGCGAGCGCCGTGCAGTGCACCCGCTACATCACGCTTCCATTCTGCGCAGGGTTGCTGTCGACGCTGGGGATCTTCTTCATCCTCTGGCAGCTGGCCAGCTTCGATCTGGTCTACGGCATGACCCAGGGGGGGCCTGGGACGGCGACCTCCGTCGTCAGCTACCGGATCCTGCAGCTAGCGGTGCTCTGGTTCAACTACGGGATGGCCTCCGCCCTGAGCGTCGTCCTGTTTCTCCTCGTCCTGGTGGTGGGTGTGATGGGCGTGACCCTTTTGCGCCGGTTCGACGTGGGGCTGTAG
- a CDS encoding VOC family protein: MAEHSIVHVELSSTHLAQSQTFYRALFGWQSQPMGADYVVLSPPSGPTGGLTPVGGSVRPGDVVIYVSTHDIPATLARVKALGGRVVQPETEIPGVGWYALFHDPSGNLVGLLKAAGPGQEPG; the protein is encoded by the coding sequence ATGGCGGAGCACTCCATCGTCCACGTCGAGCTCTCGTCGACCCATCTGGCCCAGAGCCAGACCTTTTACCGGGCCCTCTTCGGCTGGCAGAGCCAGCCCATGGGCGCCGACTACGTCGTCCTCTCACCGCCGTCGGGGCCGACGGGCGGCCTCACCCCGGTCGGCGGCTCCGTCAGGCCGGGCGACGTGGTGATCTACGTCTCCACGCACGACATCCCGGCCACCCTGGCCAGGGTCAAGGCGCTGGGAGGCAGGGTCGTCCAGCCGGAGACGGAGATCCCCGGGGTCGGGTGGTACGCGCTGTTTCACGACCCCAGCGGCAACCTGGTGGGGCTCCTCAAGGCCGCGGGCCCGGGGCAGGAGCCGGGTTGA
- a CDS encoding carbohydrate ABC transporter permease: MARMMMSGRSWRRLGRAGLLYGALGLFVVVTLWPFYSMAVASITPKELVFSVPPVYLPKPTLANFVALVEQLPFTAYLRNSLLFAIGSAVVSVAAAFLAAYGFVRFPVPGSGLILVALIASMGLPEIVTVIPLYLVLNELRLINTVTGLVLVMGSVLAPFTVWALVSFMRQVPKEMEEAALIDGASLWQLLGRVVIPVMRPSLATLLLINLISSWNYLLYPLVFTASPRAKTLTVAITEVFQARTPYGRPWELISALGVVMVVPMMLLVFVAERAIVSGLTRGSVK; this comes from the coding sequence ATGGCCCGCATGATGATGAGCGGCCGGTCGTGGCGACGCCTGGGCCGGGCGGGACTGCTGTATGGGGCGCTGGGGCTGTTCGTAGTGGTGACGCTGTGGCCCTTCTACTCCATGGCCGTGGCCTCCATCACCCCCAAGGAGCTGGTCTTCTCGGTGCCGCCCGTCTATCTGCCCAAACCGACGCTGGCCAACTTCGTGGCGCTGGTGGAGCAGCTTCCCTTCACGGCCTACCTGCGCAACTCGCTGCTGTTCGCCATCGGTTCGGCGGTGGTGTCGGTGGCGGCGGCATTCCTGGCCGCGTACGGCTTCGTGCGCTTCCCCGTGCCGGGCAGCGGCCTCATCCTCGTCGCGCTCATCGCCTCGATGGGGCTGCCCGAGATCGTGACGGTCATCCCGCTCTACCTGGTGCTCAATGAGCTGCGGCTCATCAACACGGTGACCGGCCTGGTGCTGGTGATGGGGAGCGTGCTGGCGCCGTTCACGGTGTGGGCGCTGGTCTCGTTCATGCGGCAGGTGCCCAAGGAGATGGAGGAGGCGGCGCTCATCGACGGGGCGTCGCTGTGGCAGCTGCTGGGCCGGGTGGTCATCCCCGTGATGCGCCCGAGTCTGGCCACCCTATTGCTCATCAACCTCATCTCCAGCTGGAACTATCTCCTCTACCCCCTCGTCTTCACCGCCAGCCCCCGTGCCAAGACCCTGACGGTGGCCATCACCGAGGTCTTCCAGGCCCGCACGCCCTACGGACGCCCCTGGGAACTCATCAGCGCACTCGGCGTCGTGATGGTGGTGCCGATGATGCTGCTGGTCTTCGTGGCCGAACGGGCCATCGTCAGCGGGCTCACGCGCGGGTCGGTGAAGTGA
- a CDS encoding ABC transporter substrate-binding protein: protein MAILVLTASLTAMVAQAQAAAEIPSGGTLRVATIGEPPNLDIQMVPSDLVSMIAQHIFEQLFAFDAKYEIRPMLAESYQISPDGRTYTIQLRRGVRFHNGKEMTSEDVVASLSRWGRVASRGRIAFQYIDRVEAQGPYTVVLHLRQPFAPLLAFLAFQNTAAAIYPKSVVERFGDQPISEYVGTGPYRFEEWRRDYRIRLVRFEQYAARSDEPSGFAGSKVGYLDAIEFYPVPEAGSRLAGILTGDYDYAIQITKESYPEVQRNPNVKAFTIQPGQWGWVIFNKKQGLMANQTLRQAAQAALDMQPILAAAYGLPTFYRLEPSYYPPGTPWYSKAGAHYYNQKNRALARELMGRAGYRGEPIRLIATTEYDYIYKIATVVAAQWQQAGFNVDLQIYDWATLLDRRSKPDAYDAFVTGHAFVPDPSLITIFGSEYPGWWDSPEKNRLLQAFNSEMDHARRLELWNQLQELIYEEVPAIRVGEEVLFDIGTARLVNMWASPWPNFWNVGLQR, encoded by the coding sequence GTGGCGATTCTCGTCCTGACGGCAAGCCTAACCGCTATGGTTGCGCAAGCGCAAGCTGCCGCCGAGATTCCCTCCGGCGGCACTCTGAGGGTGGCAACCATAGGCGAACCTCCGAATCTGGATATCCAAATGGTACCTTCTGACTTGGTTAGCATGATTGCGCAGCACATCTTCGAGCAGCTCTTCGCGTTCGACGCGAAGTACGAGATTCGCCCGATGCTGGCAGAGTCTTACCAGATCAGCCCGGACGGACGAACATATACCATCCAGTTGCGACGGGGCGTTCGATTTCATAACGGCAAGGAAATGACATCTGAGGACGTTGTGGCCTCTTTGAGTCGGTGGGGTCGGGTGGCAAGCCGAGGCCGCATTGCGTTTCAGTACATCGACCGAGTGGAAGCCCAGGGTCCGTATACGGTCGTGCTTCATCTCCGACAGCCGTTCGCCCCGCTCCTTGCCTTCCTCGCTTTCCAAAATACGGCAGCGGCCATCTATCCTAAGTCGGTTGTCGAGCGTTTCGGCGACCAGCCAATATCGGAGTACGTCGGCACCGGCCCTTATCGGTTTGAGGAGTGGCGGCGCGACTACCGCATCCGCCTCGTACGGTTTGAGCAGTATGCGGCTCGATCAGATGAGCCGAGCGGGTTTGCGGGAAGTAAGGTCGGTTACCTCGACGCAATAGAGTTCTATCCGGTGCCCGAGGCCGGAAGCCGGCTTGCAGGCATTCTGACTGGTGACTATGATTACGCTATTCAGATTACCAAGGAAAGCTATCCAGAGGTCCAGCGGAATCCTAACGTTAAGGCCTTCACTATTCAACCAGGCCAGTGGGGATGGGTAATCTTCAACAAGAAGCAAGGCTTGATGGCAAACCAAACACTCCGGCAAGCGGCTCAGGCCGCCCTCGATATGCAGCCAATTCTTGCAGCGGCCTATGGGTTGCCGACGTTTTATCGGCTCGAGCCGTCGTATTATCCTCCGGGCACCCCCTGGTATTCTAAGGCGGGAGCGCACTACTACAACCAGAAGAACAGAGCGCTCGCTCGAGAACTGATGGGGAGGGCAGGCTACCGCGGCGAACCGATTCGCCTGATCGCCACTACGGAATATGACTACATCTACAAGATAGCTACGGTGGTGGCCGCCCAGTGGCAACAGGCGGGGTTCAACGTTGACCTGCAGATATATGACTGGGCCACACTGCTCGACCGCCGAAGCAAACCCGACGCCTATGACGCGTTCGTAACGGGCCATGCCTTCGTGCCCGATCCTTCGCTAATCACCATCTTTGGCAGCGAGTATCCGGGCTGGTGGGATAGCCCCGAGAAGAACCGTCTGCTGCAGGCCTTCAACTCGGAGATGGATCACGCACGTCGACTCGAACTTTGGAACCAGCTCCAGGAGCTCATTTACGAAGAGGTGCCGGCAATCCGGGTGGGCGAGGAGGTGCTGTTCGACATCGGTACGGCCCGCCTCGTGAACATGTGGGCGTCGCCGTGGCCCAACTTCTGGAATGTTGGGCTCCAGCGGTGA
- a CDS encoding DinB family protein gives MHERGPQDAGASAGTILAGMLRLSADGLLAALDDMSDDELRARPHGLAPALWQVGHVALSDARLARRAGMAVDLPKAWSTLFARGTSGEGDLPSRDEVIRLFREVNDRVLDLCAGDLARTVETAAGRTDTLGNRLAFHVFHRGYHYGKLMTLRALLGKPRLLG, from the coding sequence ATGCACGAGCGAGGACCGCAGGACGCCGGCGCCTCGGCCGGCACCATCCTGGCCGGCATGCTCCGCCTGAGCGCCGATGGACTGCTGGCGGCACTGGACGATATGAGCGACGACGAGTTACGGGCTCGCCCGCACGGCCTGGCCCCGGCACTGTGGCAGGTGGGGCACGTGGCGTTGAGCGACGCCCGGCTGGCCCGGCGGGCGGGGATGGCGGTCGACCTGCCGAAGGCGTGGAGCACCCTCTTCGCCAGGGGCACGTCGGGTGAGGGCGACCTGCCTTCACGAGACGAGGTGATCCGGCTCTTCCGGGAGGTCAACGACCGGGTGCTGGATCTCTGTGCCGGTGACCTCGCGCGCACCGTGGAGACCGCTGCCGGCCGCACCGATACCCTCGGCAACCGCCTGGCCTTCCACGTCTTCCATCGCGGCTACCACTACGGCAAGCTGATGACATTGCGGGCGCTGCTCGGCAAGCCGAGGCTGCTGGGCTGA
- a CDS encoding DinB family protein, whose product MTIGASTLVDWLESSWEGAYHTPIGRAIEGLTAAHVFWRPAPERHSIWHNVMHMAYWREYFIRSLEGETAFPSKAELEAHNWPRHPDPADDAAWEAARRRLAATQERLVTLLRSRPVERLEAPLWGDETVAHAIVHYMRHDSYHLGQIMLLRALQGLPPID is encoded by the coding sequence ATGACGATCGGAGCGTCTACACTGGTGGATTGGCTGGAGTCCTCGTGGGAGGGCGCCTATCATACGCCCATCGGCAGGGCCATCGAGGGCCTGACCGCCGCCCATGTGTTCTGGCGGCCGGCGCCCGAGCGCCACTCCATCTGGCATAACGTCATGCACATGGCCTACTGGCGGGAGTACTTCATCCGATCGCTGGAGGGGGAGACGGCCTTCCCGTCCAAGGCGGAGCTCGAGGCCCACAACTGGCCCCGCCATCCCGACCCGGCCGACGATGCCGCGTGGGAGGCGGCCCGACGGCGCCTGGCGGCGACCCAGGAGCGGCTGGTCACGCTGTTGCGGTCACGCCCGGTGGAGCGCCTCGAGGCGCCGCTCTGGGGCGATGAGACGGTGGCGCACGCCATCGTGCACTACATGCGCCACGACAGCTACCACCTGGGGCAGATCATGCTACTCCGGGCATTGCAAGGCCTTCCGCCCATCGACTGA
- a CDS encoding RidA family protein: MSPEERLAQLGLALPSPPAPVAAYVPAIVVGKLVFVSGQGPIRDGKPAYQGVVGADLSEEQGYAAARLAALNALAVLKAELSSLSEVRRVVKLTGWVRSATGFGRQPFVINGASELLEAVFGDAGKHARTAIGTSELPFGIPVEVELIVAIG, translated from the coding sequence ATGTCGCCGGAGGAGCGTCTAGCCCAACTCGGATTGGCGTTGCCTTCACCTCCAGCGCCTGTGGCAGCGTATGTGCCGGCCATAGTCGTAGGTAAGCTGGTCTTTGTCTCCGGTCAGGGGCCGATACGTGACGGGAAGCCAGCGTATCAGGGGGTTGTGGGGGCTGACCTCTCGGAAGAACAGGGCTATGCGGCCGCACGCCTGGCGGCGTTGAACGCTCTTGCGGTACTTAAGGCCGAACTCAGTTCCCTGTCAGAAGTCCGCCGCGTCGTGAAGTTGACGGGATGGGTACGCAGCGCGACCGGGTTCGGTCGTCAGCCGTTTGTGATTAATGGTGCTTCCGAACTGTTGGAAGCCGTCTTCGGTGATGCTGGAAAGCATGCAAGAACTGCCATCGGCACAAGTGAACTCCCGTTTGGGATCCCGGTGGAGGTGGAACTGATTGTCGCCATTGGGTGA
- a CDS encoding IclR family transcriptional regulator: MRDTPSLASEPVRRGDEPPVAEESERGGPSVHAVERAVQLLDALAQSEAGISELARATGLHKATVHRLIRTLRRLGLVELSPDSTRYRLGLRLLELGGRVLARLDLRDVARPYLIELRDRTRLTVHMAVLDGTEVVYIDKLDSPANLRMASFVGTRSPAYCTALGKAILSALAPEQTRAILARSCFVARTRNTLTTPEALLEELAATRARGYAIDDMENEDGIRCVGAPVYRHTGQVAAAISCSGPVFSVTPGEVESLGRLVADVARAISRDMGYAGEPKPPRAGADR; the protein is encoded by the coding sequence ATGCGAGACACTCCATCCCTGGCGAGCGAGCCGGTGCGTCGCGGCGACGAGCCGCCTGTCGCAGAGGAATCCGAAAGGGGCGGCCCTTCGGTCCACGCCGTGGAGCGGGCGGTGCAGCTGCTGGACGCGCTGGCCCAGAGTGAGGCCGGCATCTCCGAGCTGGCCCGGGCCACCGGGCTTCATAAGGCCACGGTCCACCGGCTCATCCGCACGCTGCGGCGCCTGGGACTCGTCGAGCTCAGCCCCGACAGCACCCGCTACCGGCTCGGCCTGCGGCTGCTGGAGCTGGGGGGCCGGGTGCTGGCGCGGCTCGACCTGCGTGACGTGGCACGCCCTTACCTGATCGAGCTGCGGGACCGCACGCGGTTGACGGTGCACATGGCGGTGCTGGACGGCACGGAGGTCGTCTACATCGACAAGCTGGACTCGCCGGCCAACCTGCGGATGGCCTCCTTCGTCGGCACCCGCAGCCCTGCCTACTGCACGGCCCTGGGCAAGGCCATCCTGAGCGCCCTGGCGCCCGAGCAGACCCGGGCCATCCTGGCGCGGTCCTGCTTCGTCGCCCGCACCCGCAACACGCTGACGACCCCCGAGGCGCTGCTCGAAGAGCTGGCCGCGACCCGCGCCCGGGGTTACGCCATCGACGACATGGAAAACGAGGACGGCATCCGCTGCGTCGGGGCGCCCGTCTACCGCCACACGGGCCAGGTGGCCGCGGCCATCAGCTGCTCCGGACCCGTCTTCTCGGTGACACCCGGGGAGGTGGAGTCCCTGGGGCGTCTGGTGGCCGACGTGGCGCGGGCCATCTCGCGGGACATGGGCTACGCGGGCGAGCCGAAGCCGCCACGGGCGGGTGCCGATAGGTGA
- a CDS encoding MBL fold metallo-hydrolase yields MQRRHRGEPEPSHTALAIRILGSGGAFRTPRPACGCRVCTEAREKGVPYARSGPGVFVHGPDLLIDTSEDIYLQLDRARLGQVYGGLYSHWHPDHTMGRRVWETLNADPRGTPPRHRRSEVYVPTGVLEDFERYGLMGHFDFLARRFIDLIPMQPEQPYAINGYTVTAIPLAMERAYAFLFEAPGPGSDSLRVLVAMDETRGWRPPPAVRGVHLAVIPVGIFEFDPFTGERRMPPDHPLLREEATFDETLSLVAELRARRTVLTHIEEPDQLGYDDLRRLERQEVLRTLPATFAFDGCVVDAAGTATTGA; encoded by the coding sequence ATGCAGCGGCGCCATCGAGGAGAGCCGGAGCCATCTCACACCGCCCTCGCGATCCGCATCCTGGGCAGCGGGGGAGCCTTCCGTACCCCTCGCCCGGCCTGCGGGTGTCGGGTCTGCACCGAAGCCAGGGAGAAAGGCGTTCCCTACGCCCGGAGCGGACCCGGGGTCTTCGTTCATGGCCCTGACCTGCTCATCGATACCTCCGAGGACATCTACCTGCAGCTCGACCGGGCCCGGCTCGGGCAAGTCTACGGCGGGCTGTACTCTCACTGGCACCCGGACCACACGATGGGGCGCAGGGTCTGGGAGACCCTCAACGCGGACCCGCGTGGCACGCCGCCCCGCCACCGACGCAGCGAGGTCTACGTACCGACCGGGGTGCTGGAGGACTTCGAGCGATACGGGCTGATGGGGCACTTCGACTTCCTGGCCCGGCGCTTCATCGACCTGATCCCGATGCAGCCCGAGCAGCCGTACGCGATCAACGGGTACACGGTCACGGCCATCCCGCTGGCGATGGAACGTGCGTACGCGTTCCTCTTCGAGGCTCCCGGCCCCGGGTCGGACAGCCTGCGCGTGCTGGTGGCCATGGACGAGACCAGGGGATGGAGGCCACCCCCGGCGGTAAGGGGAGTGCACCTCGCGGTCATCCCGGTCGGCATCTTCGAGTTCGACCCGTTCACGGGCGAGCGCCGGATGCCTCCCGACCATCCCCTGTTGCGGGAGGAGGCTACATTCGACGAGACGCTGTCTCTGGTGGCCGAGCTGAGGGCCCGGCGCACGGTGCTCACCCACATCGAGGAGCCGGACCAGCTCGGCTATGACGACCTGCGACGACTGGAGCGACAGGAGGTCTTGCGTACCCTGCCGGCCACGTTCGCCTTCGACGGGTGTGTCGTCGACGCCGCGGGCACGGCTACAACCGGTGCGTGA